Within Anopheles nili chromosome 3, idAnoNiliSN_F5_01, whole genome shotgun sequence, the genomic segment TTAGAATTTGTGTTCACCCTAGAGCGCCACACAGCGATCTATGGAGTGATATTGGCACCAGGGTTATGTAAGTCACGAATACCgtaaaattttcttttcgagctgCTTTTAAATCCTGCGACAAAATTAACATTTGAGTTGATGTTTTTAGTACTGCTTATAATCAATTTTGTCGTCCTGTGGATGAACAGCCGCAGCAACGAAAGATTGTACATTCTGTGTGCGACCTGTATGGCGCATTTTAGCTACATGGAGTACCTGTACTGGAGAGTGCCATACAATGGCGAGTCTGTCCCAACAACACGTAAGACAACCACAAGCGTTTCTCATGCACCATGCACCATGCATTCCAAACTGAAATTTggcttggttttgtttttacatgcAGTTCTCTTTTTCCGGAACTCACTGATCATCAATGCGTTTATGTTGGCTTTCACCATCGTTCTTCGGCATgcggaaacaaaaccaatcaatTCCGAACGCTGGGTGGATAAGCTGGCTCTCCGATGTGCTTCAACAAGCTTTGGACGTGTATTTCTTCAGGCCGATGATTTTAATGTAGCTAAAGAGCAAGAGGTAACCTCTGACGATGGTACGGGTAATGCAGACGACAATCGGTCGTCTAATGCTGACGGGGATACAGTTAATTTGGTGGTTGATACATCAGATAACACCGACCCCGCGACCCCAACTGAGCATATTGTTCGCCAGCATCACGTCGTAATAACGTTCATGGATAGGATGCTGTTTGTTGGTTGTGTGCTAAGTTACCCCACTATGCTCTACATTCTAATGCCGAATGCTAATATAATGTAgggaacaaaataaaatgtactgcaaataaataaaattattcaacGGTATTCGAAATAAATAGACCTTTGGACAAaagtcatttttattttccatattaCCATGCATAATTTCcagtttttaattgcttttttatCTTCCTTCATTCCTTTGAGGCATTTTACTTATACAACTGACATCGCACCCTTAAACCTCTTGTATGCAGCAAGCGCATCAATTGCATGCAATTTCATAAAACAGCACTGGGCTTAGGCATCCTCAAACACATTGTCCATAGCCTCATCAATGGATGCTATGTCAAATATgacgtttgctgtttgttaAAGCGCGCGACAGTTTTGGTCAGTACTTTACAAAACGGAGCACAATTCCAACTGCTCTTGTAGtttacaaattaaaaacatgCTATGTGACTAAGTATTTGATCTGAAATATATCACCAAAATGCTCAAACATCGTTTGTTCGTCAAAAAGCATTAGCCTGTTTGACTTGTTACATTAGAGCTAGACAAATTCTAAAGCGAATCTACCATCAAGTGTTCAGCTTTTGTTATTGATGCCGTCGTAACATTCTtactgttttatttatccttATCTACACACCAGAACAAAGTGTAGATACTCACATTTTTGAGCGACAATAATAATTTCAAGGAGAGATCATCCAGCCGAATATAACTCATTAAACCAACATGGAGCTACAAAGTGACTCATTAAGCAAAACTCGAAATGTTCTTGAACGAAGAAAACGATATCAGGAGCTCATAGATCTAGGGCATGATCTTGGTAAATCAAACCATTTAAATGGCTTTAAAACAACCGTTTATGGAGCattcttcatttcatttacagCAATCAGAACACAAACCGAAAATGCAGTGGACATTTTCGAAGGTGTGTCCTCGATTTTAACACAAACAGATTGCCTGATGCAGCAAGGTGTCGAATATGAAAGAATGGAGAATGCTTCTGAAGTAAGCATGAACGTACAGGTTGTGAAAATGAGTCATGATTTGGTAGGAGCCGCTTTGCAGAAAAACGAGAGCTCGCAATTTTGTGATGATGAACTTACATCTACCATAGTAAGTTACTGTCTGATAGGCTGCTGGTCATGATAGACTCACCGGTCCCCGAACCAAAACATTCTTCCAGCTGTCCATTATTGATGGAGGTGAAACGCGATGGGACATGATTGGAAATATTGGCATAAAGGCGTTTCGCATGTCGAAACATGCGCCTTGTTTACTAGGAGCATTCGAATTTCAGTCTGCTCCGGTAGAGAAAACCGTCAAAGAACGTCGACGGCGTCAGCGTGCACAATTGGGAGAAGCACGGAAACCCGAAACGGTGCACAAGTTAAATCAGGAAGAAGCCGATGCACGCAAGTTGCAAGACATAATGGAACAGTTGAAAAATGTACGATTGAGTGTCACATTCTGCACACGGAATTTAACCCATGTGAATACTTTAATTTCCACTTGCGTAGATATGCGAGAAACGAGGTTCAGCTGTACCCTATTTTGAGCTCATCACGGATCCCGCGGACTACATGAATACGGTAGATACAGCATTCCAAATTTCTTTTCTAATACGGGATGGAGCTGTTGCATTggaaacaattaaaaatgtacTTTCTGTACGTCCCACCACCGATagggaaaaacagcaaaataagaaaaacgATGATAATATTCAGGCAATTCTTTCCCTTAACTTTTCCCAATGGCAGGTAAGATTTAAACGTATACGCTACGCTGATCATACTTTTAATCGTATCATGTGTTCTCCTTCACTTCGACAGGGTGCTATCAAGCAATATCGTTTAAAAAGACCAATACTTGTAATAGATCGTGATTTGCTGGATTCAAGCGTGGCTCAATGAAACAACGGCGCAAAACTGGGCCTATGTATATTAATAATCATAATTTATGGGTACAAATTACAAcaattttattaatattaaatcagtattgtttttttaatacgCCGGCGACAATGGCTAAAATGTCTTATTGATGCAATTaatatgaaatttatttttaattctgGAAAACAGGTTGCCTATGTGACGAGAGCAATCGTAGCAGTACCACTGTGGACATAACTGTCTCGCGCTGGCTGTTGTTAACAAATTACTCTTTTGGAGGTTAGTTTGTTAATTCAGTTTTGAAAATtaacaaatattttataatCGTTTTTGACGATTTTCTCAAGTAGAATATCCCTTGAAAGGTATATGGTATTTTACTTGATAAAAGTTAATTTTACTTCCTATTCAATAACAGTACGACAGAATTTCCAATTGCACCGCCAATGGACGGAACTAGTAACCGTGGTATAGTTACGACACGAGAAATTGGGCTAGTAACATATTAAATATCTTTTCGCCTATGGATCATTACCCTTAAGTTGTATATTATTTTCTAAAAGCACccgtgctttctttttctcctattTTTGAGTACATTTTACATCACATTGCACGTTCTTTCTGGTTCCTCAGTAATAACGGCAGATACAACCGAACGACTATCGGAAACAGGTTTGCCTTGCGCTATCTTTCTTATGTTGGCCACTTCCAAATCCGACACCGACCTCGCAAACGTGTGACCACCTGTCGTATACTTTGGACCAAGGGAATCTCGCGAAATACTTTCTCTACGTATGCTCGTTTCACCATCGCCGATGACACGACTATTCCTGCTCATAACAGCGCCACTACCACCCGAAAGAGCCACACTGCTCCCGAGTGTCCCGCCCGAGTTGTGGCGACCATTTACACTACAGTTTGCGACGTTCCTCGAGTCACCTAATTGAGTTTGAATTGCGTTTTTTCCTCCAGTGCTCGAGCCTCCAGTGGGTGGGGCATCGGAATCTCGGAAAGAATGTGGGGTCGCCAAGACGAGCGGTGATAAGGTAGCTATGCCGGAAACGGTCGACGTGTGCATCAACGATGGAATAGCTTCCTGCTGTATAACAAACTTATCCAATACCGCCAGTTGCGGCTGCAATGCGATCATAAACGGACGGTATGCAAGGCATTCGTTGAAACTCCATCGTGTCATATCTTTTAGCCCATTGCGAAGCTGCCTGCAAACAACAAGAGATTTCGATCGTATTGCAGCGTTCGTTATCCTTCCCACCGACGCCACATCGAGTAGCAGAACAGATAGTAATAGCGCAAATTCATAGCAGTTTGCTTCAGAAAAAATCTGCAGCAAATAACGCATTCGTATTTCCAGCTTGTGTTGCTTGCGTCTGTTCGATTTGGTCTttttggaaatgttttcctCTATAGCTTGGTTAAAGCTTTGCTCGCCAAGCGTCAAGCTCATCATCCCATTGCCTCCACACGCGGTCGTAATTTCATCTGGCCAGTTTGGTTGAGCAGCCTCGGAGCGTACGCTTGCCGTGTCGTTAAGTGGCATCAAATTTGCCTCCGCAGTAGTCTCCACCATACCAAGCGGTTCACCAATCGCCCTATCATGCCGTTGATGCATAAGGGTCTGTTCTTGTGATCTCTGCCGATCACTCTGCATTTCGTCGACTCCCACAAGCCTGGTTGGGGCACTGGTTAACGTCGACGGGAAAGCGAATGACAAACTAGTATACCCAGAATCAACCGTGCACCGCGTTGTCAACTCGGACATGGGAGATGTATTTGATTGATTCGAGAAaggcgatgatgacgattcGGTATGCAAATGAGCCGACCCAAGCGGGCTTGGTAGCAGTGTCAAATCGAGGCACGGTTTCGGCCAATCGAGTTCATCATGCAGTGTCTTCAAGGCACACACAAAGTCCTCTATCCGAGCTGCACGATCTTTTTCGCGATTAAGCCAACCGACGAGATGAAAATCGAGAGTAGCACTCATGTATCCAAGATCTTCTAGTTTACGTAGCTGCAAGAACCTTCTTGCATGTCTTTGCAGCACCACATCGATGAAAAATTCTTCTGCCGTCGAGGAGTCACTGAAATGGCGTTGGTTAGGAGAGGTGTGTTAGTATGCTTTTACGAATAACGatcgtgaacgaaaaaaaaaatctcatgtTACTTTCTTACCATTCTTTAAGAGTATTTGGCACACTTTTTTTGCGTCGTAGAATCTGACGATCTGCGGATTCATTGTTTTGGTTCGATACGCCATTACCTTGCTGCACTGCAGCAGGAGTTGGACTGTTGAACATGATGTTCATTTCCTTATTTACTACTGTCGCAGTGCCGTCACTTGATTTTGGGTAAGGAATGGTAGTGGAAAAGCTACGTCCTCTCGCCATGCTACTACCGAGAATAAGGCTCAAATCTTCCGCATTCGGAGCCGGAGGACCAGCAGTAATAATTCCTCCGAACTTGTTCCCAAATATGTACGACGAGCGCGGTGATTCGACATCATTGGGATCAATTGCTCGAAGAAAACGTACCAAATCTTTTGCCAATGGCCAGTCCTGCTGTTCGAGTGCCGTATCGAGCAAAAGCGTCGCATACTGCCTGCTCACGGATGATGGTTCAAGATTctgtaaaataatcaaataactCGCTGCTGTATGCAATTGCCGGGCGGCCATACACTTTTGAAACAGCTCTTTAGGCTTGCCAGCGCTCGAAAACAGATACGGCCAAAGGGCGATCTCCGTCTTGCGTGCGCATTGTACAACGGTCTGCAGATAGACGGGAAATTCCTGAATGAATTCTAGCACGCTCGGAAGTAGCGCATCAGGGATGGGTTCTTTGCTGGTCGCTTCTTCCTCGAGCACTTCATGCAGCAACAACTCCAAGGAATGCGGAAAGTAGGGCAAATCGGTACAACAACGTGCAATTTCCCATGCATTATACCCAAGATTACGGCGAATAAGTTGGCGCAATATTTGATGCAAGTACACTTGACTCtaaaaaataaagtgaaacTTGTTAtgtttcttctctcttcgTATTGTTTGCATTAAAACTTACCGTGCGCTTAAGCGCATTGTACggcaatgaaaaataaaccaacggATCGCTCGTATAGAGTAGTGTATCATTTTCCGCTCCAAGTATGATGGCGTCCTCAAACAATATTACCAACGGGTATATTTTCAATGTAAACGATAGCATTATTCTCTTGCTCATGAACGTATGCCGAAGGCTACGAGATCCGGTTTCGCCTGTGCGCGGAAATACCGGCAACCAAACGCGCATGCCATATCCACCGCAATAGAGCCAAAGAGATTCTTTAATGTGTGTCTTGCTGGACTCGGACACCCAGATACATTCGACTGACGAAGCCAAACACGATGATGTCAGTTGACTGTTGGCACTACTGTTACCATGATGActgtggtgttgttgctgatggtcTGTTTGAACCATGAGCACACGACCAGACACGTTCATAATGAGCGTCTCCGAGAGAGAATTTTCGTAGTTGTTTGGTCTCATCATGCCTCCTGGTCCTACACTTTCATGCTTCAAACTCGTCATGAGCACCGAAATAACACAAGCAGGATgaatgcatacatttttaatgTCATAGATATGAATCTTCATCAGCTTCACTCTATGCTGATCGCTTCCATCGTAGCCTTCGGTAGTTTGTTCAAGGGCAAATACGGAAACATGTCCGTCGGATGTAAAAACAACCTAGAGAAACATAGAGGTAACATTATGATCACATCGAGTACACGAAATAACCAGGCATATTTCTAGCATCGATATCTCACCAATTGATCGCGCGATAAATTAATCAACATCACCGGGCTAGCACTTTTCGTAATTACTGCAAACCGGTTGTCCAGCTTATTTTCCTTGGAGTAGATGCGTAACTCATCATGAAATCCAATGAGGGAATAGCAGCCTGAAATTTTAAAAAGTCCCCTCTATGAAATTCAACTGCAAGAATTGTAAAAGAGATGTGAATTTAATTATACAAACATACCCATTATAATGAATTCTTTCCACCAGAGTAATCCACCAGTGATGACAAAATCCTTTTCCTGAGTTTCATTGCCAAAGAGTTTCCATTTTCTGGTATTGAACGAATACAGCGCCACACCGGTACGTCCCGCAACGGCAACATTCATGCCGGAACTGTCTATGGCACTATACTGTAAGATATATAACATTTTTAAGGACCTGCAATCTTACAATCAGCCCTGTACACATGGGTTACTCACCCGAATCGGCCAATTGGAAGAAATATAATCTGTAGGGAGATTCAAGATGACCCAATGTTTGCTTTCTGACAAAACACTGTTAAATTTCAGGTAGTTATCGCTGGCGGCATTCACTGGATCGGGATCTCCTGAGGGTGTGTATGTTGAttctaaaacaaaagaaaccgtAGGTAGAGACGCATGATTAACATTACATCCGTGCCACAAGAATTAACAAGCTCAACCTTTGCTCAACCTATCTGCTTTGTTGGAGTAAACGTTATTTCCATCGGTTGCATCATAAGTAGATTTATGTGCAGGATATACATTTTGCAATACGTCTCCATGATTGATGTACAATTTGTCATCTCCTTGAAGCAGCAGAAATGAGTTGTTGCTCtacaaaaaacgtaaaacatgAAGCTCAACCACTACATTGCTTGTACTTCGAAATCAATGTTACCGTACCATGCATGGGTTGATCGTTAGAATGCTTTTAACAAAATCTAGTTGAACAAGTAGGGTAGTTGGCATAGGTACTGGAACGTTGGATGCTTCACCTGTCGAAGGGTCCATTGTGGCGTTGGCTTTCTCATCGTTCGTTCCATTTGCTAAGACACCAGTTTTTTCGTTAATCTGCCGTACCATAAGCAACTGGTATCCTTCAGTTGACCAATCCTGCATAATCACAAAATTACTATCATATTTTAAACTCATCATAAAGCTACGTTGTTACGATAATGCATACCATGCTAATGACGTTGAAAGGATCATTTTTGGCTAAATCCACATGCAATCCATAATCCCAAGCAAGGGAGCAAAGCAATAGTGAACCAAACGTGCTCCACAGTGATATGCCACCATTTGCCCATGCAACGATAATGGCACACCCATCGGGAGTCCATTTCATGTCTCGTACGTAGCCCGGCGATCCAGGAAAATCCTTCGCACTAAGCGACAACTTATGCGACAATTCCAATCCACCGGTCAGATCATCGATGACGTACATATTTGTTTGGGAATTTCTTCTCCCGTATGCAATCAAGCGATATTTGTGATTAATGACGGTACACGTTGCATCATCCACGTTTTGGCACCAGATTCCTTGTACTTGctacattgaaaaaaaattatcaaaccCATCATGGCTTATGAAAATATGCTGCTATTCTGAAAATTGATGACTTGTGGGCTTACGTTAGGATCgaattttgtattgtttgccgTGAGGAAGGCGGCACGCCCATCATTCAACGTTATTCCAAATCCGCAAAGAAGGGGCGAATAATCAATTGACGcaacaaacacatttttatccAAAATCGGAACAGCTGAAATGATAGATGAATTTAACTAGTGCTTCAAAACTTTTCCTCTTGAATACTCACCATAACTAACTTGTTGATTAACACTAAATGGGATTCGTTTCAGGTCGAGAGCATAATCACGTTCCTCTGCGCCCTCCCAGTTAAGACGGACGATGCGACCCTCTTCAGTTGCAATCACAATTTGATTCACGTTAATGCACGAAATGCAACATATTGGAGCGTACAGACATATCCGGTGCGTCTATAAGAGACAATATTTTCATGGGTTATAGATATTAGTTCATAAAAAAGGTAGTATATTTTTCTTACTAGTGACAGCTTTAAGCAgggaatgttttcttttaaaaacaGCTCTGCACTATCTCGACGTAGATTAGTGAAAGGAGAATCATTCTGGTTATAAACTCCTTTTGGAGTATCATTCACAATGAGCGTGTACATGAACAAAGATCCACCTGCCGTAGTTACTAGAATCATGCTGGAATCCGGCTTCCATTCCACATTGGTATTGAAACCGTACTTTTCCAAACATTCGAAATTTCGTACTTTTGTTGTAATTGGAACACAAGGCTGAAATAAACAGAGATAATCAAAATAGGTCACCTTCCTCAAAGAGCACCCGTAACAATAAGTATACCTTTGAATACCATATAGAAATGGCATCTTCGGCCAGAACCGCAAAGAGAATCTTGACACGATCGCACACAACTTTCTGGATACTGCGGTGTGGACCATTATTTAGCACCCGCGGCCACCCTATTGAGAAATACATTCTCCAGATTCTCTTTGGCAAACCAAGAGTTAAAAGTAACCAAGTGCTATAGACTAACTGTGGAATATAGGTTAATACTGGTTGCCTAATGGACGTAggcgatgcatttttttaatcgtCGATGTTTGATGCTATCAGCAACTTCTAGCAAAGAAGCATATTACGGGTAACACGACTGGACAGGAAGTCACAGagattttacacttttaacaTCAAGGAGACACAGTTTTCCACTGAAACAACGAACTCGAACGGTAAAACTACAATCATTTGTTGAAGGAAACTAAATAAGGAAAACAATGGCAAACTCTGTTAATCGCATCTTTGTTGGACAACGGTAACACTAACGCACCTTGTTTGAATGATGTATTTCGATTCTTTttataataatcataaaatacAATAGAAAAAAGATCAGAAGTATTTTTTGATGAAAGAATTTCTTACATTCTTGCCAACAACAATATCTTCCAAAACATTGCACATTAACCcacacatatatatgtattcaTATTGACATTAAAGTCAGATGTGACACGTCAGATCGCCATAATCAATACGCAAAATAAATTAGTATTTGAACGACTAGTTTTTTAACCAAGGAACTgagcgatttatttatttttaccagaaaaggcgttttattttaataagcACGAATTGACGATTCGAATTCATTTGAATATAAGAATGTGAATGAAGATTacataaacagaaaaaaggctATCAatagaggaagaaaatgaagggAACGAATCCTGTTAAGACGCTAACGGAAGCCAcgttaagaaaaaaacaatggtctaaaaatattattttatatttatttcatttctgcaATCATTTTTATGGAAAACCATATTGAGACAAATTTTAACGGCTCGGATAAGTCAAGTTCAATCGGGCCAAAGGATTTCACCTGAATATCTGACGTTTGTTACGTCAAAGAACCTGGATTTGCTaaggtgtgtgtgcgtgtaggGTGGTATAGTTCTTggcaaaatgttaaaaattaacaaattatcaacGAAAAGTTAATATAAACTTGTTCATTCGTAGTACATAACAATGGCAATTTTTGTAGAATTTACCATTAAAGCGCCACTCGAACAGAATGGAAAACTTCGACGTGCATCTGACTTCAAGATAAGAGTGCGCGAGTTTGAATAGGATTGTGTTCTTTACCTTTAGGTCACAAATGCTCGGTGCATGCCTTCGTTGCTCACTTCTAAAGATCGGTTCCGTCGGGAAAGTTCCTAGCTGCGTATCGTCCAAGCGTTTTGTGGAATCGTGCTAGGTTAGGCAAACCGTCTTCCGCTAATGTCGGCTTGTGGCTTAAAATTCTTCGGCATATATTATCTGAGGTAAGCCATTTGAAGTGAATTCTCGGGCAATGAATGTGTCGGAATAAAATGAGTTTTCGGGAAGGAATCACAGGCTAGAAGGAAATTGTGAACAGCAATTGGTATCAGCCAAACTATTGCAATTCGTTTCAGTGCGTAACAACCCCAAATCACGCAATCGTGCTTGTCGTGCAGTAGTGTATTTGTACGGAGTATTATTTCGGTTCAGAATAAGTTGAAAGTGTATCAAAGAAGCACGTCTCATGTCCGTATGCGGTGATAGGTAAGAATACGCGCAACGTATAGTGTGGTAAGAATGCAGAGTGGCAGAATGAGTGAGACCATCGATTATGCAAAGTGAAAtagataacgaaaaaaaaacgacaacaacaaatgGAGCTGTCGGTGCAGTATTCATCTGGAAAAGATTAATCGCTGCTATTTAAGCGCCTCGACGATTAATGGGATCtgaaagaaaatgttattGATTATGTCATGTGTCGGCTGTTCGGCGTAGAACGgacaaatatttcaataatgcTGCTAGCTTCGCTACCCACTGTGCTTTAGTGTTATTGAAACCTTGGCATTTGTGCGTTTGTATCTATTTAGTTTTCAACAATTACGGCAGGTACGTAACTACGACAAGACATACGTCTATAACTTATCCGAGCTGACGATGTTTGCTGCTATGGTTGGGAGGCGTTCGTACCGTTGTACGGTAAAGGATCCCAATTGCCATAAAAACACTTGATAAATGGCACTGAGCCTGTCGTAAAACATTCCGGTCGGTCCTTTTAGAATGAGGACACAGTCGCAGAAAGAAGGCAAGAAAAACCATCTCCCGTCCTAACTAATGAATGCAAGGTGAATAAAATGG encodes:
- the LOC128727413 gene encoding guanine nucleotide exchange factor subunit Rich, coding for MYFSIGWPRVLNNGPHRSIQKVVCDRVKILFAVLAEDAISIWYSKPCVPITTKVRNFECLEKYGFNTNVEWKPDSSMILVTTAGGSLFMYTLIVNDTPKGVYNQNDSPFTNLRRDSAELFLKENIPCLKLSLTHRICLYAPICCISCINVNQIVIATEEGRIVRLNWEGAEERDYALDLKRIPFSVNQQVSYAVPILDKNVFVASIDYSPLLCGFGITLNDGRAAFLTANNTKFDPNQVQGIWCQNVDDATCTVINHKYRLIAYGRRNSQTNMYVIDDLTGGLELSHKLSLSAKDFPGSPGYVRDMKWTPDGCAIIVAWANGGISLWSTFGSLLLCSLAWDYGLHVDLAKNDPFNVISMDWSTEGYQLLMVRQINEKTGVLANGTNDEKANATMDPSTGEASNVPVPMPTTLLVQLDFVKSILTINPCMSNNSFLLLQGDDKLYINHGDVLQNVYPAHKSTYDATDGNNVYSNKADRLSKESTYTPSGDPDPVNAASDNYLKFNSVLSESKHWVILNLPTDYISSNWPIRYSAIDSSGMNVAVAGRTGVALYSFNTRKWKLFGNETQEKDFVITGGLLWWKEFIIMGCYSLIGFHDELRIYSKENKLDNRFAVITKSASPVMLINLSRDQLVVFTSDGHVSVFALEQTTEGYDGSDQHRVKLMKIHIYDIKNVCIHPACVISVLMTSLKHESVGPGGMMRPNNYENSLSETLIMNVSGRVLMVQTDHQQQHHSHHGNSSANSQLTSSCLASSVECIWVSESSKTHIKESLWLYCGGYGMRVWLPVFPRTGETGSRSLRHTFMSKRIMLSFTLKIYPLVILFEDAIILGAENDTLLYTSDPLVYFSLPYNALKRTSQVYLHQILRQLIRRNLGYNAWEIARCCTDLPYFPHSLELLLHEVLEEEATSKEPIPDALLPSVLEFIQEFPVYLQTVVQCARKTEIALWPYLFSSAGKPKELFQKCMAARQLHTAASYLIILQNLEPSSVSRQYATLLLDTALEQQDWPLAKDLVRFLRAIDPNDVESPRSSYIFGNKFGGIITAGPPAPNAEDLSLILGSSMARGRSFSTTIPYPKSSDGTATVVNKEMNIMFNSPTPAAVQQGNGVSNQNNESADRQILRRKKSVPNTLKECDSSTAEEFFIDVVLQRHARRFLQLRKLEDLGYMSATLDFHLVGWLNREKDRAARIEDFVCALKTLHDELDWPKPCLDLTLLPSPLGSAHLHTESSSSPFSNQSNTSPMSELTTRCTVDSGYTSLSFAFPSTLTSAPTRLVGVDEMQSDRQRSQEQTLMHQRHDRAIGEPLGMVETTAEANLMPLNDTASVRSEAAQPNWPDEITTACGGNGMMSLTLGEQSFNQAIEENISKKTKSNRRKQHKLEIRMRYLLQIFSEANCYEFALLLSVLLLDVASVGRITNAAIRSKSLVVCRQLRNGLKDMTRWSFNECLAYRPFMIALQPQLAVLDKFVIQQEAIPSLMHTSTVSGIATLSPLVLATPHSFRDSDAPPTGGSSTGGKNAIQTQLGDSRNVANCSVNGRHNSGGTLGSSVALSGGSGAVMSRNSRVIGDGETSIRRESISRDSLGPKYTTGGHTFARSVSDLEVANIRKIAQGKPVSDSRSVVSAVITEEPERTCNVM
- the LOC128727414 gene encoding EP300-interacting inhibitor of differentiation 3, which gives rise to MELQSDSLSKTRNVLERRKRYQELIDLGHDLAIRTQTENAVDIFEGVSSILTQTDCLMQQGVEYERMENASEVSMNVQVVKMSHDLVGAALQKNESSQFCDDELTSTILSIIDGGETRWDMIGNIGIKAFRMSKHAPCLLGAFEFQSAPVEKTVKERRRRQRAQLGEARKPETVHKLNQEEADARKLQDIMEQLKNICEKRGSAVPYFELITDPADYMNTVDTAFQISFLIRDGAVALETIKNVLSVRPTTDREKQQNKKNDDNIQAILSLNFSQWQGAIKQYRLKRPILVIDRDLLDSSVAQ